The Bacillota bacterium genome window below encodes:
- the rplJ gene encoding 50S ribosomal protein L10, which yields MARPEKEATVREIKEKIEKAKSVILTDYRGLSFEQISELRTKLRAQGVEYKVFKNTLAKIAAKELNLSDLDSYLVGPTAMALSYEDPVAPAKTLVDFAKVSKILQLKGGVVEGKVVDGKQVESMATIPPRDVLLAMFIGGLKSPLYGLAASLNQITAGLARVLSQVAQQKSA from the coding sequence ATGGCTCGTCCGGAGAAAGAGGCTACTGTACGAGAGATCAAGGAGAAAATCGAAAAGGCGAAAAGTGTTATTCTGACCGATTACCGGGGTCTTAGTTTCGAGCAGATAAGTGAGTTGCGCACAAAGCTTCGGGCTCAGGGTGTCGAATACAAGGTATTCAAGAACACGCTGGCAAAGATTGCCGCAAAGGAACTAAATCTATCCGACCTTGATTCTTATCTGGTTGGCCCAACAGCCATGGCCTTAAGTTATGAGGATCCGGTTGCACCAGCAAAGACTCTTGTCGATTTTGCCAAGGTCAGCAAAATATTGCAGCTTAAAGGCGGAGTTGTTGAAGGCAAGGTTGTTGATGGCAAACAGGTCGAGAGTATGGCTACCATACCACCGAGAGATGTTTTGCTTGCTATGTTTATAGGCGGCTTGAAGAGCCCATTGTATGGGCTGGCCGCTAGCCTGAATCAGATTACCGCTGGCTTAGCAAGGGTGCTTAGTCAGGTGGCGCAACAGAAAAGCGCGTAA
- the rplL gene encoding 50S ribosomal protein L7/L12: MAETKLTNEQILEAIKNMTVLELNDLVKAIEETFGVTAAAPVAVAAAPGAAAAPAAAEEEKTSFDVILASAGDKKIQVIKEVRAITGLGLKEAKDLVDSAPKPVKEGVTKDEAEKIKAQLEAAGATVELK, from the coding sequence ATGGCAGAGACCAAACTTACTAATGAACAGATATTGGAAGCTATCAAGAACATGACGGTTCTTGAGCTCAACGATCTAGTTAAGGCTATTGAGGAGACATTTGGCGTAACTGCTGCCGCTCCGGTAGCTGTTGCCGCCGCTCCAGGTGCCGCCGCCGCTCCGGCTGCCGCAGAGGAAGAGAAGACCTCCTTTGACGTTATTCTTGCGAGCGCAGGCGACAAGAAGATCCAGGTTATTAAAGAGGTTAGGGCTATTACCGGTCTGGGCCTAAAAGAGGCGAAGGACTTGGTGGATAGCGCTCCTAAGCCGGTCAAAGAAGGCGTCACAAAGGACGAGGCTGAGAAAATTAAAGCCCAGCTTGAAGCAGCTGGAGCAACTGTTGAGCTTAAATAA